In Treponema primitia ZAS-2, a genomic segment contains:
- a CDS encoding ABC transporter permease, whose amino-acid sequence MAFLVRYIAKRILVLIPILLVVSVAIFFLIRLTPSDPMASITNGRRIGDETRAALIAQYHLDQSLPRQYFIWITNVFRGNLGDSFKHRQSVAYLLAARLPTTIQLVLMSAVFAVLLAIPAGVLCAVKRDSILDRIVSGIMIFCVSSPVFLNAIVLMLIFALRLRWFPAFGAGHNFGENLYYLALPAFALSLNMVALMGRITRDRMIGELKSNYALALTAKGTPRRRILAVHCLKNTLIPVITVAGIQIGSMVIGAVLVENVFALGGIGALLIEGIQSADYPLVQGIIMFLVALFLLLNLVVDIVYVLIDPRIRAASAASVGAGGGNVAGSGLEKTAPAGGAASDARAV is encoded by the coding sequence ATGGCCTTTTTAGTCCGGTACATAGCCAAGCGGATTCTCGTCCTCATCCCCATTCTGCTGGTGGTGTCGGTGGCGATCTTTTTTCTTATCCGCCTGACCCCTTCGGACCCTATGGCGTCTATTACCAATGGGCGGCGGATTGGCGATGAGACACGGGCGGCTTTGATTGCCCAGTATCACCTGGATCAGAGTTTGCCCCGGCAGTACTTTATATGGATAACTAATGTATTCCGGGGCAATCTAGGGGACAGTTTTAAGCACCGCCAGAGTGTGGCTTATCTGCTGGCAGCCCGGCTGCCTACCACGATTCAGTTGGTGCTGATGAGTGCGGTCTTTGCGGTGCTGCTGGCTATTCCGGCGGGGGTGCTCTGCGCGGTGAAGCGGGACTCGATCCTGGACCGTATTGTGTCGGGGATTATGATTTTCTGTGTGTCTTCCCCGGTGTTTCTCAACGCCATTGTGCTGATGCTGATCTTTGCCCTGAGGCTGCGCTGGTTTCCGGCCTTTGGGGCGGGGCACAATTTTGGGGAGAACCTCTACTACCTGGCTTTGCCGGCCTTTGCCCTGAGCCTTAACATGGTTGCCCTCATGGGGCGGATTACCCGGGACCGTATGATTGGAGAGCTGAAATCGAATTACGCCCTGGCCCTGACTGCCAAGGGGACCCCCCGGCGCCGTATCCTGGCGGTCCATTGTCTGAAAAACACCCTTATCCCGGTGATTACCGTGGCGGGGATACAAATCGGGTCCATGGTGATAGGGGCGGTGCTGGTGGAAAACGTGTTTGCCCTGGGTGGTATCGGGGCTTTACTTATCGAGGGTATCCAGTCGGCGGATTATCCCCTGGTGCAGGGCATTATCATGTTCCTGGTGGCTCTGTTTTTGCTGCTTAACCTGGTGGTGGACATCGTGTATGTGCTGATCGATCCCCGGATTCGGGCCGCTTCTGCCGCTTCCGTTGGCGCAGGTGGCGGAAACGTTGCTGGGAGCGGCCTTGAAAAAACTGCCCCCGCCGGGGGCGCGGCCAGCGATGCCAGGGCTGTATGA